In the Arthrobacter sp. 31Y genome, one interval contains:
- a CDS encoding outer membrane protein assembly factor BamB family protein — protein sequence MEKSNISRRSVLQVGGAASLAAAFGLAAGQPASASTLLGSKPQATEILDLGPGVVQFSLMSGLLVGDVLYIGSRNLDPVRIIAFHVPTGKVIGQTEISNGHSIQTLAADASGRYLYAGVLQKSTGVLPNLFRWDLNSLGTKATAIGYIGDRDVRDLSVAPNGRLYIVGGGSPTAPALWEFDPATGQITNLGIPDAGATLARAVAATDSTIFFGAGSTLNGGSGASRACLFAYDRASKTFTNVTPAEMLKDPSIRDLGIVGDKLMVSSAGSLENSKIAAVSLSSPKTYVQTLSEGKTAKNFAAIGDKVYFANETGLIAYSLSANAISAVPYQGPSLGEIWGVDTKGGKVLVTSGYGFVAEIDPANGSTKTTDLGEAGAPSDPQSVMGIAAGAGYVYVGGNGVIARRSLRTGQVNNMSAPGEAKDAIVVDGALYTGQYSGQGIWSYDPRNGKPITQVADFPKEQNRPLDVCWDERNELVLVAAQADTEGGGSLWTYDPRTGKKGFFLNPIDNVQLLRAVASRDGVAYLGGGNPNLDGAGTVVAFNLVAGKELWRLDAGDGAGIAALAVQGKYLYGVTRKGGLFVIDLPKRKVVHRSDITSVSYGFAALVTNRGVVYGVSNTHVFRFDPKTFEVATVVADIDGAWYSGSHINNDEDGYLYTMRGRNLVRINDHPRR from the coding sequence ATGGAGAAATCGAACATCAGCAGACGGTCAGTCCTACAAGTTGGCGGAGCAGCGTCGCTCGCCGCAGCCTTCGGGTTGGCAGCCGGCCAACCGGCGTCGGCGTCCACCCTCCTGGGGTCCAAGCCACAGGCGACGGAAATCCTGGACCTGGGTCCCGGCGTCGTGCAGTTCTCCTTGATGAGCGGCTTGCTGGTGGGCGACGTTCTCTACATCGGTTCCCGCAATCTGGATCCGGTCCGGATCATTGCCTTCCACGTCCCCACCGGAAAGGTCATCGGCCAGACCGAAATCAGCAACGGGCACTCCATCCAGACCCTGGCCGCTGACGCGTCCGGTCGGTACCTCTACGCCGGTGTCCTGCAGAAGTCCACGGGCGTGCTGCCAAACCTGTTCCGCTGGGACCTCAACAGTCTCGGAACCAAGGCCACGGCGATCGGCTACATCGGAGACCGGGACGTCCGGGACCTCAGCGTAGCCCCCAACGGTCGCCTCTATATTGTGGGTGGCGGCAGCCCGACGGCGCCTGCGCTGTGGGAATTCGACCCCGCCACCGGGCAAATCACCAACCTGGGAATCCCCGACGCCGGTGCCACCCTCGCCCGTGCGGTGGCCGCCACCGACTCCACGATCTTCTTCGGGGCAGGCAGCACGCTCAATGGTGGAAGCGGCGCAAGCCGGGCCTGCTTGTTCGCATACGACCGCGCTTCTAAGACTTTCACCAACGTCACTCCGGCCGAAATGCTGAAGGATCCCAGCATCCGCGATCTTGGCATCGTGGGAGACAAACTGATGGTAAGTTCTGCCGGTTCCTTGGAGAACTCCAAGATTGCTGCCGTGAGTCTCAGCAGCCCGAAGACCTACGTGCAAACCCTCTCCGAGGGGAAGACTGCCAAGAACTTTGCGGCCATTGGCGACAAAGTGTATTTCGCCAACGAAACCGGGCTGATTGCCTATAGTTTGTCCGCCAACGCGATCTCGGCGGTGCCGTACCAAGGGCCTTCACTGGGGGAGATCTGGGGCGTCGACACCAAGGGCGGCAAGGTGTTGGTCACCTCGGGCTACGGCTTCGTGGCGGAGATCGATCCCGCAAACGGCAGCACCAAGACCACCGACCTCGGCGAAGCCGGCGCACCCTCTGATCCTCAATCGGTCATGGGTATCGCGGCGGGCGCGGGCTACGTCTATGTGGGAGGCAACGGCGTCATTGCACGCCGCTCGCTCCGGACCGGGCAAGTCAACAACATGAGCGCTCCGGGTGAAGCAAAGGACGCGATCGTGGTGGACGGCGCCCTATACACCGGGCAGTACAGCGGCCAGGGCATCTGGAGCTACGACCCCCGGAATGGAAAGCCGATCACGCAGGTAGCGGACTTCCCTAAGGAGCAGAACCGTCCCCTGGACGTCTGCTGGGACGAGCGCAACGAACTGGTCCTCGTGGCGGCGCAAGCGGACACCGAGGGCGGCGGGTCGCTGTGGACCTATGATCCCCGGACGGGCAAGAAGGGCTTCTTCCTGAATCCGATCGACAATGTGCAGCTGCTCCGGGCGGTGGCGTCCCGCGACGGCGTGGCCTATTTGGGCGGCGGCAATCCAAATCTCGATGGCGCAGGAACAGTAGTGGCATTCAATCTTGTGGCAGGGAAGGAATTGTGGCGACTGGATGCCGGGGACGGTGCGGGCATCGCAGCCCTCGCCGTGCAGGGCAAGTACCTGTACGGTGTGACGCGCAAGGGTGGTCTTTTCGTCATAGACCTACCCAAACGCAAGGTTGTGCACCGTTCGGACATCACCTCGGTCAGCTACGGCTTCGCGGCCCTGGTCACCAACCGCGGCGTGGTGTACGGCGTTTCCAATACCCACGTCTTCCGCTTCGACCCGAAAACCTTCGAAGTAGCCACCGTGGTGGCTGATATCGACGGCGCCTGGTACAGCGGCTCACACATTAACAATGACGAGGACGGCTACCTCTACACCATGCGGGGACGGAACCTCGTGCGGATCAACGACCACCCACGGCGGTAG
- a CDS encoding substrate-binding domain-containing protein, translated as MNIWTSERVGMLSGERHEKILRELEMRGTLTVNGFAEKTGLSTMTIRRDLTQLAAQGLLRRVHGGAVPVPSERQGDTVHRRSRQPLATLGLIVPTTGYYFPEVIRGAESAARELNARLILGVSNYSAEDEHRQLQRMVANSVDGILLATAGSLEPGSPTFELLSGLRIPVVLVERSSRVFESVMSDHSYGAELALEHLASLGHRRIGLAIATSPTAPWLRESHERMVAKLGLENDAPIMEYVRSVVGAGNNQKEFAKFLKDCRRTETRAALVLPDEEAITLINLAEESGLDVPEDLAIVAYDDEVADLAPVPLTSIAPPKRDVGHAAVAMCMERLGGKTGSLASPALRRVSLAPTLIIRESTVTGEDAE; from the coding sequence TTGAACATCTGGACTTCGGAGAGGGTGGGCATGCTCAGCGGCGAACGCCACGAGAAGATTCTGCGTGAGCTTGAAATGCGGGGAACCCTGACCGTCAATGGGTTCGCGGAGAAGACCGGCCTGTCCACCATGACCATCCGCCGGGACCTGACGCAGCTCGCTGCCCAAGGACTGCTGCGCCGGGTCCACGGCGGTGCCGTTCCCGTCCCCTCTGAACGGCAAGGCGACACCGTTCACAGGAGATCCCGCCAGCCGCTCGCGACCCTGGGACTTATTGTCCCGACCACGGGCTACTACTTTCCTGAGGTCATCCGCGGCGCAGAATCAGCCGCGAGGGAATTGAACGCCCGGCTGATTCTGGGCGTCAGCAACTACTCTGCCGAGGATGAGCACCGGCAGCTTCAACGCATGGTGGCCAACTCCGTGGACGGGATACTGTTGGCAACCGCCGGATCCCTGGAACCCGGATCTCCAACGTTCGAGCTGCTGTCCGGGCTGCGAATCCCCGTAGTGCTCGTGGAACGTTCAAGCCGGGTGTTTGAATCCGTGATGTCCGATCACAGCTATGGTGCCGAGCTTGCCCTTGAACATCTCGCATCCCTGGGCCACCGCAGGATTGGACTTGCCATCGCCACCAGCCCCACGGCGCCGTGGCTCCGCGAAAGCCACGAGCGCATGGTGGCCAAGCTAGGGCTCGAGAATGATGCACCCATCATGGAATACGTCCGTTCAGTGGTGGGCGCAGGCAACAACCAAAAGGAGTTCGCGAAATTCCTCAAAGACTGCCGCCGAACTGAGACGCGCGCGGCCCTGGTGCTCCCGGACGAAGAAGCCATTACCCTGATTAACCTCGCCGAGGAATCCGGGCTTGACGTCCCCGAGGACCTGGCGATCGTGGCCTATGACGACGAGGTGGCGGACCTCGCCCCGGTACCCTTGACCTCCATCGCCCCGCCGAAGCGGGACGTAGGCCATGCCGCCGTCGCCATGTGCATGGAACGGCTGGGCGGGAAGACCGGCTCATTGGCGTCTCCGGCGCTGCGGCGTGTGAGCCTGGCCCCGACGCTGATCATCCGGGAGTCCACGGTGACGGGGGAAGACGCGGAGTAG
- a CDS encoding phosphomannomutase/phosphoglucomutase: protein MDLSSSFKAYDVRGLVDVSLTDEVAEAIGAAFVDVLGLAGKTVFCGGDMRPSSKGFVSAFSQGAAARGAEVCDLGLIATDELYFACGAMNAAGAIFTASHNPAQYNGIKMAKAGAVPISSDSGLFEIRDLAQRYLDHGYPKAESAGTVSPLDVLSEYALKLRSLVDLTGVRPLKVVVDAGNGMAGLTVPAVLGSQILEDLPLTIVPLYFELDGTFPNHPANPLEPENLRDLQAAVLAHEADLGLAFDGDADRCFVVDETGHPVTPSAITSMIAVREISRVQAAGQGKPVVIHNLITSQSVPEFVKAAGGRPVRTRVGHSFIKAQMAEEDAVFGGEHSAHYYFRDFYNADTGMLAAMHVLAALGEQSAPLSTLARQYEPYSASGEINSTVVDVSQAISDVRETYQQAQGVRIDDLDGLSVIDESGEWWFNLRASNTEELLRLNVEATDEMTMGRMRDAVLDMIRK from the coding sequence ATGGATCTTTCCTCATCTTTCAAGGCCTACGACGTCCGTGGCTTGGTGGATGTTTCCCTCACCGATGAAGTTGCAGAAGCCATCGGGGCAGCATTCGTGGACGTTCTGGGCCTCGCGGGCAAGACCGTCTTCTGCGGCGGAGACATGCGTCCGTCCTCCAAGGGGTTCGTTTCTGCGTTTTCACAGGGTGCCGCGGCCCGGGGCGCCGAGGTATGCGACCTCGGACTCATTGCCACGGACGAGCTCTACTTTGCCTGCGGCGCCATGAACGCGGCTGGTGCCATCTTCACAGCAAGCCATAACCCTGCCCAGTACAACGGAATCAAGATGGCCAAGGCCGGAGCTGTTCCCATCTCTTCTGACTCAGGACTGTTCGAAATCCGGGACCTTGCCCAACGCTATCTGGACCACGGGTATCCCAAGGCAGAATCAGCGGGGACCGTTTCGCCGCTTGACGTCCTTAGTGAATATGCGCTCAAGCTGCGTTCGCTCGTGGACCTGACGGGAGTGAGGCCGCTAAAAGTTGTAGTGGATGCAGGCAACGGCATGGCCGGCCTAACAGTTCCCGCAGTGTTGGGCAGCCAGATTCTGGAGGACTTGCCCTTGACTATCGTCCCCTTGTATTTCGAGCTGGATGGCACCTTCCCCAACCACCCGGCCAACCCCTTGGAACCGGAGAACCTTCGGGACCTGCAAGCAGCCGTGCTTGCCCACGAAGCTGACCTTGGGCTGGCATTCGACGGCGACGCTGACCGCTGCTTTGTTGTGGACGAGACCGGTCACCCTGTGACACCGTCGGCCATTACTTCCATGATCGCGGTGCGCGAGATTTCAAGGGTTCAAGCAGCGGGCCAGGGCAAACCCGTGGTGATCCACAATTTGATCACGTCCCAATCGGTGCCCGAGTTCGTGAAGGCGGCTGGTGGCCGGCCAGTCCGTACACGAGTAGGCCACTCGTTCATCAAGGCACAAATGGCTGAAGAAGACGCCGTCTTCGGTGGGGAACATTCGGCCCACTACTACTTCCGTGACTTCTACAACGCGGACACCGGGATGCTGGCAGCCATGCACGTCCTTGCTGCCCTGGGCGAGCAATCCGCGCCCCTGTCCACGCTTGCACGGCAATACGAGCCGTACTCGGCCAGCGGAGAAATCAACTCAACCGTGGTGGATGTTTCCCAAGCCATTTCGGACGTGCGCGAAACGTACCAACAAGCGCAGGGTGTCCGCATTGATGACCTTGACGGGCTGAGCGTCATCGACGAGTCAGGCGAATGGTGGTTTAACCTCAGGGCCTCAAATACGGAGGAACTGCTCAGGCTCAACGTCGAAGCCACCGATGAAATGACTATGGGCCGCATGCGGGATGCTGTCCTGGACATGATCCGGAAGTAG
- a CDS encoding sulfite exporter TauE/SafE family protein, giving the protein MLTTGLVLGAVVMGAGMQRITGMGFALVAAPFLVLLLGPVEGVVLVNVCGAVTAGAIIFRVMRDIDWKRYLALASSALLGIVPAAFLIRYLPPSVLEISIGVTLALGLTVLLVMKSAVLPQRRRYLFTAGGLSGFMNTAAGVGGPAVSIYSMATRWQHKSFAATMQPYFFTIGAFSLISKAVTAPASFPVLPMTMWLAVAAACLIGLVLGDLASKRVSTRAAQILLIILAYLGAAATIVRGVLDAIG; this is encoded by the coding sequence ATGCTGACTACCGGACTCGTTCTGGGCGCAGTGGTCATGGGTGCCGGGATGCAGCGCATTACCGGCATGGGATTTGCGTTGGTGGCAGCCCCGTTCCTGGTACTTCTCCTCGGCCCCGTGGAAGGGGTGGTGCTGGTCAACGTCTGCGGAGCCGTGACGGCCGGCGCCATCATCTTCCGCGTCATGAGGGACATCGACTGGAAGAGATACCTGGCACTGGCTTCCTCGGCGCTTTTGGGGATTGTTCCCGCGGCATTCCTCATCCGGTACCTGCCGCCGTCGGTCCTGGAGATTTCGATCGGGGTGACCCTTGCCTTGGGGCTGACCGTCCTGCTGGTCATGAAGTCAGCCGTCCTGCCCCAGCGTCGCCGCTATCTCTTCACCGCGGGGGGCCTCAGCGGCTTCATGAACACCGCCGCAGGGGTGGGGGGACCAGCCGTCAGCATTTACTCCATGGCTACCCGGTGGCAGCACAAGTCGTTCGCCGCCACGATGCAGCCCTACTTTTTCACCATCGGCGCCTTTTCCCTTATTTCCAAAGCGGTAACCGCTCCAGCTTCGTTTCCCGTCCTGCCGATGACAATGTGGCTAGCCGTCGCCGCTGCCTGTTTGATCGGGCTTGTCCTGGGTGACCTCGCCTCCAAGCGGGTTTCCACCCGGGCCGCCCAGATTCTCCTGATTATCCTGGCCTACCTGGGAGCAGCAGCCACCATCGTTCGCGGTGTGCTTGACGCCATTGGCTGA
- a CDS encoding dihydrofolate reductase family protein has product MGILSVDLFITLDGVYQAPGGPNEDTSGGFAFGGWQAAYSDEESGEAIVAGIDRMDALLLGRRTYDIFAGYWPNQSDHIADTFNALPKFVVSRTLTDPGWTGTTPLSDVAEVGALKDRFQDIHVIGSGDLARSLLEADLVDRLNLYLYPLTFGSGKRLFPDGAGVPAAFRLAQPPKGFAKGAVALVYERAGAPVTGIDISQA; this is encoded by the coding sequence ATGGGAATTCTCTCCGTTGACCTTTTCATCACCCTCGACGGCGTGTACCAAGCGCCGGGCGGCCCCAACGAGGACACTTCGGGTGGCTTCGCGTTCGGCGGCTGGCAGGCGGCCTACTCGGATGAAGAAAGCGGCGAGGCGATCGTCGCAGGAATCGACCGCATGGACGCACTGCTGCTCGGCCGCAGGACCTACGACATCTTCGCCGGGTACTGGCCCAACCAGAGCGACCACATTGCCGACACCTTCAATGCCCTGCCAAAGTTCGTTGTCTCGAGGACCCTGACGGACCCAGGCTGGACGGGCACCACACCGTTGTCGGACGTTGCGGAGGTGGGAGCTTTGAAGGACCGATTCCAGGACATCCACGTGATCGGCAGCGGCGACCTCGCCCGGTCACTCCTCGAAGCCGACCTTGTAGACCGGCTGAACCTCTACCTCTACCCACTCACGTTCGGCTCGGGTAAGCGTTTGTTCCCCGACGGCGCCGGCGTCCCCGCAGCCTTCCGCTTGGCGCAGCCACCAAAGGGCTTCGCGAAAGGCGCCGTAGCGCTCGTTTACGAGCGGGCCGGCGCGCCGGTCACGGGGATCGACATCAGCCAGGCCTAA